In a genomic window of Streptomyces roseoviridis:
- a CDS encoding ADP-ribosylglycohydrolase family protein: protein MTKGTTKRAATGALIGLALGDALGLPTEFIDVGRIISWYGPWRELALPEKGRVTDDTQMTLAFARGIRTAMDRGVLSPLRLAGPVREEYVDWYHSPENNRAPGRTCMVACRLLDSDRLWQDASQVASKGCGANMRVAPIGLVPGLSDEQRAGAAQLQSALTHGHPTALAASDLTARAVHLLARGADPTGLVGQLRSYALDNRSRYDKLWLGDLWTRSQDPSAPHFIRRGWDECLAVLERLDAVQRTADPELDPCTYTGDGWIAEEALATGLLCFLLFPDEPLTALRRAACTRGDSDSIAALAGAFAGAHLGADAWPEEWAERVEYRDELLAFGALWDA from the coding sequence ATGACGAAGGGCACCACCAAGAGGGCGGCGACGGGGGCGCTGATCGGACTGGCGCTGGGGGACGCGCTGGGCCTGCCCACCGAGTTCATCGACGTGGGGAGGATCATCAGCTGGTACGGCCCCTGGCGGGAGCTCGCTCTCCCCGAGAAGGGCCGGGTCACCGACGACACCCAGATGACCCTCGCCTTCGCGCGAGGTATCCGCACCGCCATGGACCGGGGCGTGCTCAGCCCCCTGCGGCTCGCCGGGCCCGTACGGGAGGAGTACGTCGACTGGTACCACTCCCCGGAGAACAACCGGGCCCCGGGCCGCACCTGCATGGTCGCCTGCCGGCTCCTCGACAGCGACCGGCTCTGGCAGGACGCCAGCCAGGTCGCGTCCAAGGGCTGCGGCGCCAACATGCGGGTCGCGCCCATCGGACTCGTGCCCGGGCTCAGCGACGAGCAGCGCGCCGGTGCCGCCCAGCTCCAGTCCGCCCTCACCCACGGCCACCCCACCGCCCTGGCCGCCTCCGACCTGACGGCACGGGCCGTGCACCTGCTCGCCCGGGGCGCGGACCCCACCGGGCTCGTCGGGCAGCTCCGCTCGTACGCGCTGGACAACCGCTCCCGCTACGACAAGCTGTGGCTCGGCGACCTGTGGACCCGCTCCCAGGACCCCAGCGCCCCGCACTTCATCCGGCGCGGCTGGGACGAGTGCCTGGCCGTCCTGGAGCGCCTGGACGCCGTGCAGCGCACCGCCGACCCGGAGCTGGACCCCTGCACGTACACCGGCGACGGCTGGATCGCCGAAGAGGCCCTGGCCACCGGGCTGCTCTGCTTCCTGCTCTTCCCCGACGAGCCCCTCACCGCCCTGCGCCGCGCTGCCTGCACCCGCGGCGACTCCGACTCCATCGCCGCCCTCGCGGGCGCCTTCGCCGGGGCGCACCTGGGCGCGGACGCGTGGCCCGAGGAGTGGGCGGAGCGGGTGGAGTACCGCGACGAGCTGCTGGCCTTCGGCGCGCTCTGGGACGCGTGA
- a CDS encoding nucleotidyltransferase domain-containing protein, with protein MTHSHAPAVDADRLAGAGLPGLDLPAVVAEQPDPLLFATVSGAHLYGFPSRDSDVDLRGVHLLPVAGLIGLREPEETRSRTEDRAGVETDLVTHDLRKFVRLMLRRNGYVLEQLTSPLVAHTSAAHAELCAHVPDVVTSHHAHHYRGFAGTQWRLFEKSRELKPLLYTYRALLTGIHLMRSGEVQAHLPTLAAEVPEAPARLPELVEAKAAAEHGAAVVATEDVRAEVERLHAVLDAAQAASGLRAEPDALGALHDLVVRVRVEYAQG; from the coding sequence ATGACGCACTCCCATGCCCCCGCAGTCGACGCGGACCGCCTGGCCGGGGCAGGACTGCCCGGCCTCGATCTGCCCGCCGTCGTGGCCGAGCAGCCCGACCCGCTGCTCTTCGCCACTGTCTCGGGCGCCCACCTCTACGGCTTCCCGTCCCGTGACTCGGACGTCGACCTGCGGGGCGTGCACCTGCTGCCGGTCGCCGGGCTGATCGGTCTGCGCGAGCCGGAGGAGACCCGGAGCCGCACGGAGGACCGGGCCGGGGTCGAGACGGACCTCGTCACCCACGACCTGCGGAAGTTCGTCCGGCTCATGCTGCGGCGCAACGGCTACGTCCTGGAGCAGCTGACCTCACCGCTGGTCGCCCACACGTCCGCCGCGCACGCGGAGCTGTGCGCGCACGTGCCGGACGTGGTCACCTCCCACCACGCCCACCACTACCGGGGATTCGCCGGCACGCAGTGGCGGCTCTTCGAGAAGAGCCGCGAGCTCAAGCCACTGCTCTACACCTATCGGGCGCTGCTGACCGGCATCCACCTCATGCGGTCGGGCGAGGTCCAGGCGCATCTGCCCACGCTCGCCGCCGAGGTTCCCGAGGCACCCGCACGGCTGCCCGAGCTCGTCGAGGCCAAGGCGGCCGCCGAGCACGGGGCGGCCGTCGTCGCGACGGAGGACGTACGGGCGGAGGTGGAGCGGCTGCACGCCGTCCTCGACGCGGCGCAGGCGGCCTCAGGGCTGCGCGCCGAGCCGGACGCCCTCGGCGCGCTGCACGATCTGGTCGTGCGGGTCCGCGTCGAGTACGCGCAGGGCTGA
- a CDS encoding nucleotidyltransferase domain-containing protein, whose amino-acid sequence MTPEELVRDHTIYSCVMGSRAFGLATEDSDTDRRGVYLAPTPLFWRFDKPPAHVEGPAPEQFSWELERFCELALRNNPNVLECLHSPVVEHADATGRELLSLRGAFLSRRSHATFVRYAAGQRRKLDADVRQYGAPRWKHAMHLLRLLISCRDLLRSGELRIDVGEGRERLLAVKRGEVSWPEVESWMNRLQDEADHAHTISPLPEAPDTARVQDFLTRARRTSALRVLDADPHDQIVQRAEGVRLGAQP is encoded by the coding sequence ATGACTCCCGAGGAACTGGTGCGCGACCACACGATCTACTCCTGTGTCATGGGGTCGCGCGCGTTCGGTCTGGCGACCGAGGACAGCGACACCGACCGCAGGGGCGTGTACCTCGCCCCGACCCCGCTGTTCTGGCGCTTCGACAAGCCGCCCGCCCACGTGGAGGGCCCGGCCCCCGAGCAGTTCAGCTGGGAGCTGGAACGGTTCTGCGAACTCGCCCTGCGCAACAACCCGAACGTCCTGGAGTGCCTGCACTCCCCCGTCGTCGAGCACGCCGACGCGACCGGCCGCGAACTGCTCTCGCTGCGCGGCGCGTTCCTCTCCCGCCGGTCGCACGCCACCTTCGTCCGGTACGCGGCAGGCCAGCGCCGCAAGCTCGACGCCGACGTCCGCCAGTACGGCGCCCCGCGCTGGAAGCACGCCATGCACCTGCTGCGCCTGCTCATCAGCTGCCGGGACCTGCTGCGCAGCGGCGAACTCCGGATCGACGTCGGCGAGGGCCGTGAGCGCCTGCTGGCCGTGAAGCGCGGCGAGGTGTCCTGGCCGGAGGTGGAGTCCTGGATGAACCGCCTCCAGGACGAGGCGGACCACGCCCACACCATCAGCCCCCTCCCCGAGGCCCCGGACACCGCCCGCGTGCAGGACTTCCTGACCCGCGCCCGCCGCACCTCAGCCCTGCGCGTACTCGACGCGGACCCGCACGACCAGATCGTGCAGCGCGCCGAGGGCGTCCGGCTCGGCGCGCAGCCCTGA
- a CDS encoding Rieske (2Fe-2S) protein: MTTADALPRRTALLAGAVLVTGCGSNGSDGTDRTNGTREETTASTPAAPTSGAPTPVEPSPPADALARTSDIPVGGGRVFKDRKVVVTQPSAGEFRAFSAVCTHQGCLVGKVADGTIDCPCHGSRFHVADGSVAAGPATRPLPAETINVSAGTITLA; the protein is encoded by the coding sequence ATGACGACTGCTGACGCCCTGCCCCGCCGTACGGCACTCCTCGCCGGTGCGGTCCTGGTCACCGGCTGCGGATCGAACGGATCGGACGGCACGGACCGTACAAACGGTACGAGGGAGGAGACCACGGCCTCGACGCCGGCCGCGCCCACCTCCGGCGCCCCCACCCCCGTCGAGCCGTCCCCTCCCGCCGACGCGCTCGCCCGCACGTCCGACATCCCGGTCGGCGGCGGGAGGGTCTTCAAGGACCGCAAGGTCGTGGTGACCCAGCCGTCGGCAGGCGAGTTCAGGGCCTTCTCCGCGGTCTGCACCCACCAGGGCTGTCTCGTGGGCAAGGTCGCCGACGGCACGATCGACTGCCCCTGCCACGGCTCCCGGTTCCATGTGGCGGACGGCTCGGTCGCGGCCGGTCCGGCCACCCGGCCGCTGCCGGCCGAGACGATCAATGTGTCGGCGGGCACCATCACTCTGGCCTAG
- a CDS encoding DUF952 domain-containing protein, protein MLLHVVPLDEWSADPGLPYAPASLAAEGFVHCSPDEAAALAIADARFRDAAGPLLVLVIDESRLTGEVRWEGTGDALFPHVYGAIERSAVTAVLEVRRDADGRARELTPRA, encoded by the coding sequence ATGCTGCTGCACGTCGTACCGCTGGACGAATGGTCCGCCGATCCCGGTCTCCCGTACGCCCCGGCGTCCCTCGCCGCCGAGGGCTTCGTCCACTGCTCCCCGGACGAGGCGGCCGCCCTCGCGATCGCCGACGCCCGTTTCCGGGACGCGGCGGGCCCGCTCCTGGTGCTGGTGATCGACGAGAGCCGGCTGACGGGCGAGGTCCGCTGGGAGGGCACGGGGGACGCCCTCTTCCCGCACGTGTACGGGGCGATCGAGCGGTCCGCGGTCACGGCGGTCCTGGAGGTGCGGCGGGACGCTGACGGCCGTGCGAGGGAGCTGACGCCCCGGGCGTAG
- the aroH gene encoding chorismate mutase, with protein MAVRAVRGAVQLERDEAGHMHEQVEELLTAVLERNGLTADDLISIWFTATPDLHSDFPAAAARRIGIVDVPLICAQELDVPGAMPRVVRLLAHVESDLPKSRIAHVYLGAAAALRKDIAQ; from the coding sequence GTGGCGGTACGAGCCGTCCGAGGCGCCGTCCAGCTGGAGCGGGACGAGGCCGGACACATGCACGAGCAGGTCGAGGAGCTGCTCACCGCCGTGCTCGAACGCAACGGCCTGACCGCGGACGACCTGATCAGCATCTGGTTCACCGCCACGCCCGATCTGCACAGCGACTTCCCGGCCGCGGCCGCCCGCCGCATCGGCATCGTGGACGTCCCCCTCATCTGCGCCCAGGAGCTGGACGTCCCGGGCGCGATGCCGAGGGTCGTGCGGCTCCTCGCGCACGTCGAGTCGGATCTGCCCAAGTCCCGGATCGCGCACGTCTACCTCGGCGCCGCGGCCGCCCTGCGCAAGGACATCGCCCAGTGA
- a CDS encoding prephenate dehydrogenase — protein MRTALVIGTGLIGTSAALALAGRGVTVHLRDHDPDRARTAAALGAGTDEAPEGPVDLVLVAVPPAHVAATLAGAIRAGLGRGYLDVASVKGGPKRELEELGLDLTAYIGSHPMSGKERSGPLAASADLFEGRPWVLTPTRDTDTEVLNLALELVALCRAVPVVMDADAHDRAVALVSHTPQLVSSMVAARLEEADETAVRLCGQGIRDVTRIAASDPRMWVEILSANPGPVADVLAGVAADLDETVRALRALESGDDAKRRAGASGVEDVLRRGNAGRARVPGKHGAAPTAYETVAVLISDQPGELARIFADAGRAGVNIEDVRIEHATGQQAGLVQLMVTPSAAPALGAALKERGWALRTT, from the coding sequence GTGAGAACCGCCCTCGTCATCGGAACCGGCCTCATCGGCACCTCGGCCGCACTGGCCCTCGCCGGCCGGGGCGTCACCGTCCACCTGCGCGACCACGACCCGGACCGGGCCCGTACGGCCGCCGCGCTCGGCGCGGGCACCGACGAGGCGCCCGAGGGTCCCGTGGACCTGGTCCTGGTCGCCGTACCGCCCGCGCACGTCGCCGCCACCCTCGCCGGGGCGATCCGGGCCGGTCTCGGCCGCGGCTACCTCGACGTGGCCAGCGTGAAGGGCGGGCCCAAGCGGGAGCTGGAGGAGCTGGGCCTGGACCTGACCGCGTACATCGGATCGCACCCGATGTCCGGCAAGGAGCGCTCCGGGCCGCTGGCCGCCTCCGCCGACCTCTTCGAGGGCCGGCCGTGGGTGCTCACGCCGACCCGGGACACCGACACCGAGGTCCTCAACCTCGCCCTCGAACTGGTCGCCCTGTGCCGGGCCGTCCCCGTCGTCATGGACGCCGACGCCCACGACCGGGCCGTCGCACTCGTCTCCCACACCCCGCAGCTGGTGTCGTCGATGGTGGCGGCCCGCCTGGAGGAGGCCGACGAGACGGCGGTACGGCTGTGCGGGCAGGGCATCCGTGACGTCACCCGGATCGCCGCGTCCGACCCCCGCATGTGGGTCGAGATCCTCTCCGCGAACCCCGGGCCCGTCGCCGACGTCCTCGCGGGCGTCGCGGCGGACCTCGACGAGACGGTGCGGGCCCTGCGCGCCCTGGAGTCCGGCGACGACGCCAAGCGCCGCGCCGGCGCCTCCGGCGTGGAGGACGTCCTGCGCCGTGGCAACGCCGGCCGCGCCCGCGTCCCCGGCAAGCACGGCGCCGCGCCCACCGCCTACGAGACCGTCGCCGTCCTCATCAGCGACCAGCCCGGCGAACTCGCCCGCATCTTCGCCGACGCAGGCCGCGCCGGCGTCAACATCGAGGACGTCCGCATCGAACACGCGACGGGCCAGCAGGCGGGCCTGGTCCAGCTGATGGTGACCCCGTCGGCGGCGCCGGCCCTCGGCGCGGCCCTGAAGGAACGCGGCTGGGCCCTGCGCACGACCTGA